A genome region from Triticum aestivum cultivar Chinese Spring chromosome 2B, IWGSC CS RefSeq v2.1, whole genome shotgun sequence includes the following:
- the LOC123047197 gene encoding linoleate 9S-lipoxygenase, whose product MQMQIRHSSRPCARGPYAPSVTGTRAPGWTATMLRPAGALERRDGQRPTLVPSAARSQLKILHPSTSPSHGATTATRAVAGSDVQTTSTATSARVQGKLLLQSSDSPNSPLRLSLQLVSATVPGSDGRGVRGEAAALDAVISSGETELDVELLWDEALGAPGAVLVTNNSDFPVYLQLLSLSSPAVNFVCNGWVYPVGKHPYRLFFTNDAYVKEKTPPALLKDREDELRLLRGEGSPADKPLQKWDRVYDYALYNDLGNPDLREDLARPVLGGSKEYPYPRRTRTSRPPSKADPASETRASLEEGIYIPCDERTGGVAAAPNLPKLDGHFGSLADVHGLFDSNAKPFPFPVPQVISANRTAWRTDEEFARQTLAGANPLSIELVTALTLTSKLDRAVYGDQDSKITKEHIEKNLGNMTVAQAIEKDRLYAVDHHDWVMPYLKRINQLPGAEEKGEISQRKSYATRTLFFLQDDSTLKPLAIELSSPHPKDERLGATSTVYTPPDELKAGDAASDTFTAWDLAKAHAASNDACKNNYVLHWLRTHATMEPVVLAANRQMSVLHPIHKLLKPHFRNTLDTNSTARHIVIGSGDERQGGAFYRNMHEVNFFTGKYGMEMSSKAYASYNFTELAFPNELIKRGVARGDPKKAEELELLIKDYPYAVDGLEIWTAIKEWVTDYCAIYYADGDGAVAGDSELQAWWSEVRNVGHGDLRDAPWWPAMDSVDDLVETCSTIIWLGSAYHSAVSFGQYAYNGFVPNRPTITSGEMPADAKAAVTEAEFLGSITPKTETFGLMALTMNPPVKPGEPLMGERPDTEQWTSEQRAAKALLEFNSKLDAIAEAVKKRNADGALRNRNGPVEVPYTLLAPRADPTVPHVGGIPNSIAV is encoded by the exons ATGCAGATGCAGATCCGTCACAGCTCACGCCCGTGTGCCCGCGGCCCGTATGCTCCGTCTGTCACGGGCACTCGGGCGCCGGGATGGACCGCGACGATGCTCCGTCCTGCCGGGGCACTGGAGCGCCGGGATGGACAACGTCCAACGCTCGTGCCTTCAGCGGCTCGCTCGCAGCTCAAAATCTTGCACCCGAGCACCAGCCCAAGCCATGGCGCCACCACGGCCACGCGTGCAGTGGCCGGCTCCGACGTACAGACCACGTCCACCGCCACTAGCGCTCGTGTCCAAGGCAAGCTGCTGCTGCAGAGCTCCGACTCGCCCAACAGCCCGCTCAGGTTGTCCCTCCAGCTCGTCAGCGCCACCGTCCCCG GGAGTGATGGCCGCGGCGtgagaggggaggcggcggcgctggacgccgtcaTATCGAGCGGGGAGACAGAGCTCGACGTGGAGCTGCTGTGGGACGAGGCCCTGGGCGCGCCCGGCGCAGTGCTGGTGACAAACAACTCCGACTTCCCCGTGTACCTGCAGCTGCTGAGCCTGAGCTCGCCGGCCGTCAACTTCGTCTGCAACGGGTGGGTCTATCCCGTCGGGAAGCACCCATACCGCCTCTTCTTCACCAACGAC GCGTACGTGAAGGAGAAGACGCCGCCGGCCCTGCTCAAGGACAGGGAAGACGAGCTCCGCCTGCTCCGGGGCGAGGGCTCGCCGGCCGACAAGCCGCTGCAGAAATGGGACCGCGTGTACGACTACGCGCTCTACAACGACCTGGGGAACCCCGACCTGCGCGAGGACCTGGCGCGCCCGGTGCTGGGAGGGTCCAAAGAGTACCCGTACCCTCGCCGGACCAGGACCAGCCGGCCTCCGAGCAAGGCCGATCCCGCGAGCGAGACGAGGGCGTCACTGGAGGAAGGGATCTACATCCCGTGCGACGAGCGGACCGGCGGCGTGGCCGCGGCGCCCAACCTTCCCAAACTCGACGGCCACTTCGGGTCGTTGGCGGATGTCCACGGCCTTTTCGACAGCAACGCCAAGCCCTTCCCGTTCCCCGTCCCCCAGGTCATCTCAG CGAATCGAACAGCTTGGCGGACGGATGAAGAGTTCGCCAGGCAAACACTCGCAGGGGCAAACCCCCTCTCCATCGAGCTCGTCACCGCTCTCACACTCACGAGCAAGCTTGACCGGGCCGTGTATGGTGACCAAGACAGCAAGATAACCAAAGAGCACATTGAGAAGAACTTGGGAAACATGACTGTGGCGCAG GCTATAGAAAAGGACAGGTTGTACGCTGTGGATCACCACGACTGGGTGATGCCGTACCTGAAGCGCATCAACCAGCTGCCAGGCGCCGAGGAGAAGGGCGAGATCTCCCAGAGGAAGTCGTACGCCACGAGGACGCTCTTCTTCTTGCAAGACGACTCCACACTCAAGCCGCTGGCGATCGAGCTCAGCTCGCCGCACCCCAAGGATGAGCGCCTCGGCGCCACTAGCACGGTGTACACTCCGCCCGACGAACTCAAAGCCGGCGATGCCGCCTCCGACACCTTCACGGCATGGGACCTCGCCAAGGCCCATGCCGCATCCAACGACGCATGCAAGAACAACTATGTCCTCCACTG GCTGAGGACGCACGCGACGATGGAGCCGGTGGTGCTGGCGGCGAACCGGCAGATGAGCGTGCTGCACCCAATCCACAAGCTCCTCAAGCCGCACTTCCGCAATACCTTGGACACAAATTCCACGGCGCGACACATTGTCATCGGCTCCGGCGACGAGCGACAGGGCGGTGCCTTTTACCGCAACATGCACGAGGTCAACTTCTTCACCGGCAAGTACGGCATGGAGATGTCTTCCAAGGCATACGCTTCATATAACTTCACCGAGCTCGCTTTCCCCAACGAACTCATCAAGCG AGGCGTGGCGAGAGGCGATCCGAAGAAGGCTGAGGAGCTGGAGCTGCTGATAAAGGACTACCCGTACGCGGTGGACGGGCTGGAGATCTGGACCGCCATCAAGGAATGGGTCACGGACTACTGCGCGATATActacgccgacggcgacggcgccgtcgcggGCGACAGCGAGCTGCAGGCGTGGTGGAGCGAGGTGCGAAACGTGGGCCACGGCGACCTGCGCGACGCGCCGTGGTGGCCGGCGATGGACTCCGTCGACGACCTCGTGGAGACCTGCTCCACCATCATCTGGCTCGGATCGGCTTACCACTCGGCCGTCAGCTTCGGGCAGTACGCGTACAACGGCTTCGTCCCCAACCGCCCCACCATCACCTCCGGAGAGATGCCGGCCGACGCCAAAGCGGCGGTGACCGAGGCCGAGTTCCTCGGCAGCATCACCCCAAAGACCGAGACGTTCGGCCTCATGGCGCTCACCATGAACCCGCCGGTGAAGCCCGGAGAGCCGCTCATGGGGGAGCGGCCAGACACGGAGCAGTGGACGAGCGAGCAGCGGGCGGCCAAGGCGCTGCTCGAGTTCAACTCGAAGCTGGACGCGATCGCGGAGGCCGTCAAGAAGAGGAACGCTGACGGCGCGCTGCGGAACCGGAACGGGCCCGTGGAGGTGCCCTACACGCTGCTCGCGCCGAGGGCCGACCCTACGGTACCCCACGTCGGCGGGATTCCCAACAGCATCGCCGTGTGA
- the LOC123047198 gene encoding uncharacterized protein, with amino-acid sequence MGPHPATVPCSLRCGAAAAAVRRSGWARSAGFLVRDGGRSNGTGVKLSCVGPTAWSYPHNFDSDSEPMPPGRWWGEALLEEDAEFFPLADFIPVGQGRKELDAIWHALVAGPLESVQLTLREILAAGNLFRCRSFHLGTLSGALLVVAGVFQLCKTSPTLFVDIVLGSVFYKLSVLSGQLQREGKSFSICARIQLVLLLILSFKDNGASQGFYRFLVESIWLLNIYVYLIMAYDATVGVKHGRLEWLGVYRMLRTKGGLMKVLKHTFLDILGGNKKPVSIKRRHRKGQ; translated from the exons ATGGGACCGCATCCAGCCACCGTCCCCTGCTCCCTCCGgtgcggcgccgccgccgccgccgtccggcgATCCGGGTGGGCGCGCAGCGCCGGTTTCCTCGTCCGCGACGGCGGCCGTAGCAACGGAACCGGCGTGAAGCTGTCCTGCGTCGGCCCTACTGCCTGGAGCTACCCCCACAACTTCGACTCAGACTCGGAACCCATGCCGCCTGGCCGTtggtggggggaggcgctgctCGAAGAAGACGCCGAGTTTTTTCCTCTTGCCGATTTCATCCCAGTCGGACAGGGCAGGAAGGAGCTGGATGCGATATGGCACGCCCTCGTCGCCGGCCCCCTCGAGTCCGTCCAGCTGACCCTGCGTGAGATCCTGGCCGCCGGCAACCTGTTCCGCTGCCGCAGCTTCCACCTCGGCACCCTCTCAG GTGCTTTGCTGGTCGTTGCTGGGGTTTTCCAACTCTGCAAAACGTCACCCACCCTTTTCGTGGACATTGTTCTTGGATCTGTGTTCTACAAGCTAAGCGTTTTATCCGGACAGTTGCAAAGGGAGGGCAAGTCATTTAGCATATGTGCACGGATACAGCTAG TCCTTCTGCTTATTTTGTCTTTCAAGGATAACGGTGCTTCTCAG GGCTTCTACCGCTTTCTTGTGGAATCAATCTG GTTGCTCAACATTTATGTGTATCTCATAATGGCCTACGACGCGACCGTCGGCGTGAAGCATGGCAGACTCGAGTGGCTTGGGGTCTATAGAATGCTGCGGACGAAGGGTGGCCTGATGAAGGTGCTGAAGCATACCTTTCTTGATATTTTGGGAGGGAACAAGAAGCCAGTCTCGATAAAAAGAAGGCACAGAAAGGGCCAGTAA
- the LOC123047196 gene encoding serine/threonine-protein kinase PCRK1 — MWWLPPCFHGGGAAKGEGRDHFDPVPVSPAGASARSMSTATSSTITAPSGSDLTGSINASDLSADSIQRPQQYPSFADRPANLRVFTYAELRAATRNLSRSLMLGEGGFGCVYRGAIKVDAGAGDETPPPMEVAVKHLNRNGLQGHKEWLTEVNVLGIVDHPNLVKLVGYCADDDERGAQRLLVYEYMPNRSVDDHLSGRAIGTTLSWPMRLRVALDAAKGLKYLHEDMDFQIIFRDLKTSNILLDEDWNAKLSDFGMAREGPTEGLTHVSTAVVGTLGYAAPEYIQTGRLNAKSDIWSYGVLLYELITGRRPIDGERPRGEQKLLDWVKPYISDTNRLRLIVDPKLEGRYSIKSVAKLVTVANRCLARLPKARPRMGEVLDMVQKAVDVDGGAGAPPLHHYSSGGSREEGGSSKLKQEGKKGFHGQWRGGRGKGPLMC; from the exons ATGTGGTGGCTGCCGCCTTGCttccacggcggcggcgcggccaagGGAGAAGGCAGAGACCACTTCGACCCCGTCCCCGTGTCCCCGGCCGGGGCCTCGGCGCGGTCCATGAGCACGGCCACGTCGTCCACCATCACCGCCCCGTCCGGCTCCGACCTCACCGGCTCCATCAACGCCTCCGACCTGAGCGCCGACTCCATCCAGCGCCCGCAGCAGTACCCGAGCTTCGCCGACAGGCCCGCCAACCTCCGGGTCTTCACCTACGCCGAGCTGCGGGCCGCCACCCGCAACCTCAGCCGCTCGCTCATGCTCGGCGAGGGCGGCTTCGGCTGCGTCTACCGGGGCGCCATcaaggtcgacgccggcgccgGAGACGAGACGCCTCCCCCGATGGAGGTCGCCGTCAAGCACCTCAACCGGAACGGGCTTCAG GGGCACAAGGAGTGGCTGACGGAGGTGAACGTCCTGGGCATCGTGGACCATCCCAATCTGGTGAAGCTGGTGGGCTACTGCGCCGACGACGACGAGCGAGGGGCGCAGAGGCTTCTGGTGTACGAGTACATGCCGAACCGGAGCGTGGACGATCACCTGTCGGGCAGAGCGATCGGGACGACCCTGTCGTGGCCTATGCGGCTCAGGGTGGCTCTCGACGCCGCCAAGGGGCTCAAGTACCTGCACGAAGACATGGATTTCCAG ATAATTTTCCGGGACCTGAAGACGTCAAACATTCTGCTGGATGAAGACTGGAACGCCAAGCTGTCGGACTTCGGCATGGCTAGGGAAGGCCCGACGGAGGGCCTCACGCACGTCTCCACAGCG GTGGTTGGCACCCTGGGGTACGCGGCACCGGAGTACATCCAGACGGGGCGGCTGAACGCCAAGAGCGACATCTGGAGCTACGGGGTGCTGCTCTACGAGCTCATCACGGGGCGCCGGCCCATCGACGGGGAGCGGCCGAGGGGCGAGCAGAAGCTGCTGGACTGGGTGAAGCCCTACATCTCCGACACCAACAGGCTGAGGCTGATCGTGGACCCGAAGCTGGAGGGGCGGTACAGCATCAAGTCGGTGGCCAAGCTGGTCACCGTGGCCAACCGCTGCCTTGCCAGGCTGCCCAAGGCGCGCCCCAGGATGGGGGAGGTGCTGGACATGGTGCAGAAGGCCGTCGacgtcgacggcggcgccggcgctCCTCCGCTGCACCACTacagcagcggcggcagcagggaggagggaggcagcTCCAAGCTGAAGCAGGAGGGCAAGAAAGGGTTTCATGGTCAGTGGCGAGGTGGAAGAGGGAAAGGGCCCCTCATGTGCTGA